Proteins encoded by one window of Camelus dromedarius isolate mCamDro1 chromosome 27, mCamDro1.pat, whole genome shotgun sequence:
- the BORCS8 gene encoding BLOC-1-related complex subunit 8 isoform X2: MCPLRSWRLRSMCRDLMAAGGVQEGSLYGLKWAICGVFPQFVCPRKRCSLREGALSRPPPECPSWNFKGSLSSLYPLPKCLFPQSLTHGPSSVWVDEGSGKAGQLAQELERCGIQFRREDLGSCPHLLTSGPGRRNKAVAAMEEPEMQLKGKKVTDKFTESVYVLANEPSVALYRLQEHVRRSLPELAQHKADMQRWEEQSQGAIYTVEYACRRGR, encoded by the exons ATGTGCCCTCTGCGATCCTGGAGGCTCAGGAGCATGTGCAGGGATTTGATGGCAGCTGGAGGGGTACAAGAAGGGAGTTTATACGGCCTAAAGTGGGCAATATGTGGAGTGTTCCCCCAATTCGTCTGCCCCCGAAAAAGGTGTTCGTTAAGAGAGGGCGCCCTTTCCCGTCCCCCTCCTGAGTGTCCCTCCTGGAACTTCAAGGGGTCGCTGTCCTCTCTTTACCCACTTCCCAAGTGCCTCTTTCCCCAGTCTCTCACTCACGGACCCTCTTCTGTCTGGGTAGACGAAGGATCTGGGAAGGCGGGCCAATTAGCACAGGAACTGGAGAGGTGCGGAATCCAGTTTCGCAGGGAAGATTTAGGCAGTTGTCCCCACCTCCTGACTTCCGGTCCTGGTCGTCGGAACAAGGCCGTGGCCGCGATGGAGGAACCTGAGATGCAgctcaaggggaaaaaag TCACAGACAAATTCACTGAGAGCGTCTATGTCCTGGCCAACGAGCCATCCGTGGCCCTGTACCGGCTGCAGGAGCACGTGCGACGCTCTCTGCCTGAGCTGGCCCAGCATAAG GCTGACATGCAGCGGTGGGaggagcagagccagggagcCATCTACACAGTGGAGTATGCCTGCAG GAGGGGGAGGTGA
- the NR2C2AP gene encoding nuclear receptor 2C2-associated protein, whose amino-acid sequence MTHSLVCPETVSRVSSVLNRNTRQFGKKHLFDQDEETCWNSDQGPSQWVILEFPQRICVSQLQIQFQGGFSCHQGRLEGSQGSEAFGKIVDFYPADNNSLQTFPVPAAEVDRLKVTFENTTDFFGRVVIYHLRVLGEKKV is encoded by the exons ATGACCCACTCTTTGGTTTGTCCAGAGACAGTAAGCAG GGTGAGTTCGGTGCTGAATCGTAACACTAGGCAGTTTGGAAAGAAGCACCTGTTCGACCAGGACGAGGAGACATGCTGGAACTCAGACCAG GGCCCCTCCCAGTGGGTGATACTGGAGTTTCCCCAGCGCATCTGTGTCTCCCAGCTGCAGATCCAGTTCCAAGGGGGCTTCTCCTGTCACCAGGGCCGCCTGGAAG GTTCCCAGGGGAGTGAGGCCTTTGGAAAGATTGTGGACTTTTACCCTGCGGACAACAACTCGCTTCAGA CCTTCCCTGTGCCAGCTGCTGAGGTGGACCGGCtgaaagtgacatttgagaacACCACTGATTTCTTCGGCCGAGTAGTCATCTACCACCTGCGAGTACTAGGAGAAAAAAAGGTGTGA
- the RFXANK gene encoding DNA-binding protein RFXANK yields the protein MEPTQPAEDLSLTQQPSTPEFGDPEDPQDEAPDGSDTVVLSLFPCTPEPGNPEPDAGNSSPQGSSLKHSTTLTNRQRGNEVSALPATLDSLSIHQLAAQGELSQLKEHLRKGDNLINKPDERGFTPLIWASAFGEIETVRFLLEWGADPHILAKERESALSLASTGGYTDIVGLLLERDVDINIYDWNGGTPLLYAVRGNHVKCVEALLARGADLTTEADSGYTPMDLAVALGYRKVQQVIENHILKLFQNNLVPADPE from the exons ATGGAGCCCACCCAGCCTGCAGAGGATCTCAGCCTGACCCAGCAGCCTTCCACCCCAGAATTTGGGGACCCTGAAGACCCTCAGGATGAGGCCCCTGATGGCTCAGACACGGTGGTCCTCAGTCTCTTCCCCTGTACTCCGGAGCCTGGGAATCCTGAACCAGATGCTGGCAACTCCTCACCTCAGG GCAGCTCCCTGAAGCACTCCACAACCCTCACCAACCGGCAGCGGGGGAATGAGGTCTCGGCCCTGCCGGCCACCCTGGATT CCCTTTCCATCCACCAGCTCGCGGCCCAGGGGGAGCTGAGCCAGCTGAAGGAGCATCTGAGGAAAG GCGACAACCTCATCAACAAGCCGGACGAGCGAGGCTTCACCCCCCTCATCTGGGCCTCTGCCTTCGGAGAAATTGAGACCGTCCGCTTCTTGCTTGAGTGG GGTGCTGACCCCCACATCCTGgccaaggagagggagagtgCCCTGTCACTGGCCAGCACGGGTGGCTACACGGACATCGTGGGGCTGCTGCTGGAGCGTGACGTGGACATCAACATCTATGACTGG AATGGAGGAACGCCACTGCTGTACGCTGTGCGCGGGAACCATGTGAAGTGTGTGGAGGCCTTGCTGG CCCGAGGAGCTGATCTCACCACGGAGGCAGACTCTGGCTACACCCCGATGGACCTCGCCGTGGCCCTGGGATATCGGAAAG TGCAACAGGTGATCGAGAACCAcatcctcaaactcttccagaacaACCTGGTGCCCGCCGACCCCGAGTGA
- the BORCS8 gene encoding BLOC-1-related complex subunit 8 isoform X1, producing MCPLRSWRLRSMCRDLMAAGGVQEGSLYGLKWAICGVFPQFVCPRKRCSLREGALSRPPPECPSWNFKGSLSSLYPLPKCLFPQSLTHGPSSVWVDEGSGKAGQLAQELERCGIQFRREDLGSCPHLLTSGPGRRNKAVAAMEEPEMQLKGKKVTDKFTESVYVLANEPSVALYRLQEHVRRSLPELAQHKADMQRWEEQSQGAIYTVEYACSAVKNLVDSSVYFRSVEGLLKQAINIRDHMNATAQGHSPEELPPPSSA from the exons ATGTGCCCTCTGCGATCCTGGAGGCTCAGGAGCATGTGCAGGGATTTGATGGCAGCTGGAGGGGTACAAGAAGGGAGTTTATACGGCCTAAAGTGGGCAATATGTGGAGTGTTCCCCCAATTCGTCTGCCCCCGAAAAAGGTGTTCGTTAAGAGAGGGCGCCCTTTCCCGTCCCCCTCCTGAGTGTCCCTCCTGGAACTTCAAGGGGTCGCTGTCCTCTCTTTACCCACTTCCCAAGTGCCTCTTTCCCCAGTCTCTCACTCACGGACCCTCTTCTGTCTGGGTAGACGAAGGATCTGGGAAGGCGGGCCAATTAGCACAGGAACTGGAGAGGTGCGGAATCCAGTTTCGCAGGGAAGATTTAGGCAGTTGTCCCCACCTCCTGACTTCCGGTCCTGGTCGTCGGAACAAGGCCGTGGCCGCGATGGAGGAACCTGAGATGCAgctcaaggggaaaaaag TCACAGACAAATTCACTGAGAGCGTCTATGTCCTGGCCAACGAGCCATCCGTGGCCCTGTACCGGCTGCAGGAGCACGTGCGACGCTCTCTGCCTGAGCTGGCCCAGCATAAG GCTGACATGCAGCGGTGGGaggagcagagccagggagcCATCTACACAGTGGAGTATGCCTGCAG TGCTGTGAAGAACCTTGTCGACAGCAGCGTCTACTTCCGCAGCGTGGAGGGTCTCCTCAAACAGGCCATCAACATCCGAGACCACATGAACGCCACAGCCCAGGGCCACAG CCCTGAGGAACTGCCCCCGCCCTCCTCGGCCTGA